From Oryza sativa Japonica Group chromosome 4, ASM3414082v1, one genomic window encodes:
- the LOC4336825 gene encoding protein RGF1 INDUCIBLE TRANSCRIPTION FACTOR 1, which yields MAIDDESPLRINTTRGGAMGGGGECDGAENQRWPPWLKPLLATSFFGQCKLHADSHKSECNMYCLDCMNGALCSQCLSYHRDHHAIQIRRSSYHDVIRVSEIQKVLDITGVQTYIINSARVVFLNERPQPRPGKGVTNTCEVCERSLLDTFRFCSLGCKIVGTSGDYRGRKRHAGGGIKKTKKLHKGAAAVPSDSDDSSTTTSGGSDKSSVVQSFTPSTPPATANSYRTGKRRKGVPHRSPFGSLMVEF from the exons ATGGCAATAGACGATGAATCGCCGCTCAGAATCAATACCACCAGAGGCGGCGCCATG ggaggaggaggggagtgcGACGGGGCGGAGAACCAGCGGTGGCCGCCATGGCTGAAGCCGCTGCTGGCGACGAGCTTCTTCGGCCAATGCAAGCTGCACGCGGACTCGCACAAGAGCGAGTGCAACATGTACTGCCTCGACTGCATGAACGGCGCGCTCTGCTCGCAGTGCCTCTCCTACCACCGCGACCACCACGCCATCCAG ATACGGAGGTCCTCCTACCACGACGTGATCCGGGTGTCGGAGATACAGAAAGTGCTGGACATCACCGGCGTGCAGACGTACATCATCAACAGCGCGCGCGTCGTGTTCCTCAACGAGCGCCCCCAGCCGAGGCCCGGCAAGGGCGTCACCAACACCTGCGAGGTCTGCGAGCGCAGCCTGCTCGACACCTTCCGCTTCTGCTCCCTCGGCTGCAAG ATCGTCGGCACCTCCGGCGACTACCGCGGCCGGAAgaggcacgccggcggcggcatcaagAAGACGAAGAAGCTGCAcaagggcgcggcggcggtgccgtcgGACTCGGACGACTCCTCCACGACCACAAGCGGCGGGAGCGACAAGAGCAGCGTGGTGCAGAGCTTCACCCCGTCCACGCCTCCGGCGACCGCCAACAGCTACCGCACCGGCAAGCGTCGCAAGGGCGTCCCGCACCGGTCGCCGTTCGGCAGCCTCATGGTGGAGTTCTAA